Proteins encoded by one window of Pseudonocardia alni:
- a CDS encoding alpha/beta hydrolase, which produces MHALHRLLRPLAVLAAVVALTLTGCAAAAPAAPAVPPPDPVTWTGCGPGLECGTLEVPQEYTDPDGPRIALAVMRHRATDPQRRIGTLFFNPGGPGVAATDTLRAMPATPGVPGTFGPEVLARFDVVAMDPRGVGASSAVRCRSDAERADAAASTAADPAVPGGAPLPTLLAEARALAEGCAAHRTPAFLASLSTDNVARDLDRLRAALGEETITYYGISYGTVVGPMYATLFPDRVRQMVLDAPVDTTLWTGDSLEFLDEVAVASERTLDAWFDTCRAEGTAACPFGDGNPAAAFDALVAGLERSPAPARAVEGLTPAGVVDGAMLLETARGAAGDRALWPVLTTALTTAQQGDGTLTHLLYRTLTVSPFGVPTATQEQHTAVRCADWTTPADVAAHTAAAERAVGHAPRIGTRAAYSALACAVWPAPNTDRVTAPLTGAGAPPALVVGGRLDPVTPHTWAERTADTLDRAVLLTREGVGHGSYGTDPCVDAAVEATLLDTTLPAAGTVCTPPRATTRPGAVPGG; this is translated from the coding sequence ATGCACGCCCTGCACCGACTCCTCCGGCCCCTCGCCGTCCTCGCGGCCGTAGTCGCCCTGACCCTGACCGGCTGCGCCGCCGCCGCACCCGCCGCACCCGCCGTCCCACCGCCCGACCCGGTCACCTGGACCGGGTGCGGTCCCGGCCTGGAGTGCGGCACCCTCGAGGTCCCCCAGGAGTACACCGACCCCGACGGCCCCCGCATCGCCCTCGCGGTGATGCGGCACCGTGCCACCGATCCCCAGCGCCGGATCGGCACCCTGTTCTTCAACCCGGGCGGCCCCGGGGTCGCCGCGACCGACACGCTGCGCGCGATGCCCGCCACCCCGGGGGTGCCGGGCACGTTCGGGCCGGAGGTGCTGGCGCGCTTCGACGTCGTCGCGATGGACCCACGCGGCGTCGGCGCCTCGTCGGCGGTGCGGTGCCGCAGCGACGCCGAGCGCGCCGACGCCGCCGCGAGCACCGCCGCGGACCCCGCCGTCCCCGGCGGTGCCCCGCTGCCGACGCTGCTCGCCGAGGCGAGAGCGCTGGCCGAGGGCTGTGCGGCGCACCGGACCCCGGCGTTCCTGGCGAGCCTGTCCACCGACAACGTCGCCCGCGACCTGGACCGGCTCCGCGCCGCGCTCGGTGAGGAGACGATCACCTACTACGGCATCTCCTACGGCACCGTCGTCGGCCCGATGTACGCCACCCTGTTCCCGGACCGGGTCCGGCAGATGGTCCTCGACGCGCCCGTCGACACCACGTTGTGGACCGGGGACTCCCTGGAGTTCCTCGACGAGGTCGCCGTCGCCAGCGAGCGGACCCTCGACGCCTGGTTCGACACCTGCCGCGCGGAGGGCACCGCTGCCTGCCCGTTCGGCGACGGGAACCCGGCCGCCGCGTTCGACGCCCTCGTCGCCGGTCTGGAACGCAGCCCCGCCCCGGCCCGGGCGGTGGAGGGTCTCACCCCGGCCGGCGTCGTCGACGGCGCGATGCTGCTGGAGACCGCCCGCGGCGCGGCGGGCGACCGCGCCCTCTGGCCGGTGCTGACGACGGCGCTGACGACCGCGCAGCAGGGCGACGGCACCCTCACCCACCTGCTGTACCGCACCCTGACGGTCTCGCCGTTCGGTGTCCCGACCGCGACGCAGGAGCAGCACACCGCGGTGCGCTGCGCGGACTGGACCACCCCGGCCGACGTCGCCGCGCACACCGCGGCCGCCGAGCGCGCGGTCGGGCACGCACCGCGGATCGGCACCCGCGCCGCCTACAGCGCGCTGGCCTGCGCGGTGTGGCCCGCGCCGAACACCGACCGGGTCACCGCGCCGCTGACCGGCGCGGGCGCCCCGCCGGCGCTGGTGGTCGGCGGCCGGCTCGACCCGGTCACCCCCCACACCTGGGCGGAGCGGACGGCCGACACACTGGACCGGGCGGTCCTGCTGACCCGTGAGGGTGTCGGGCACGGCTCGTACGGCACCGACCCCTGTGTCGACGCCGCGGTGGAGGCCACGCTGCTCGACACCACACTGCCGGCGGCGGGCACCGTGTGCACACCGCCGCGGGCCACCACCCGTCCCGGGGCGGTCCCGGGCGGCTGA
- a CDS encoding sensor histidine kinase, with protein sequence MTDVAAYRRWVVDGLVVVVTALIGLLMVRLRVVSSPEGPEVLLGVDVVAGMLACVALWWRRRYPLPVAVGIVVLCTFSEVASVPGLVALFAVAARCPARLSAAVFLGSVASFAVYYSWRPMPEAPLWLLVGALVAGHAAVFGWGLLVRSRRLLVESLRERAAMAESAAALRAERTAHEAREALAREMHDVLGHRLSLLSVHAGALAFHRDAPAEETARAAEVVRENAHRALQDLREVIGVLRAPVGELPLPGITDVGELLEETRRTGTAVVLHDGPGVTTGEHPVPETAGRTAYRLVQEALTNARTYAPGAPVTVTVTGGAGDGLVVEVANPAPARPARADRPAAGQGLRGLAERATLVGGRLDHGPTPDGGWRTGMRLPWPS encoded by the coding sequence ATGACCGATGTCGCGGCGTACCGGCGGTGGGTCGTCGACGGCCTGGTGGTCGTGGTGACGGCCCTGATCGGGCTGCTCATGGTCCGGTTGCGGGTGGTGTCGTCGCCGGAGGGGCCCGAGGTGCTGCTGGGTGTCGACGTCGTGGCGGGGATGCTGGCCTGCGTCGCGCTCTGGTGGCGGCGCCGGTACCCGCTGCCGGTGGCCGTGGGCATCGTCGTGCTGTGCACGTTCTCCGAGGTCGCCTCGGTCCCGGGGCTGGTCGCGCTGTTCGCGGTCGCCGCCCGCTGCCCGGCCCGGCTCTCGGCCGCGGTGTTCCTGGGCAGCGTCGCGTCGTTCGCGGTGTACTACTCCTGGCGGCCTATGCCGGAGGCCCCGCTGTGGCTGCTGGTCGGGGCGCTGGTGGCGGGACACGCGGCGGTGTTCGGCTGGGGGCTGCTCGTGCGCAGCCGCCGGCTGCTGGTCGAGTCGCTGCGCGAGCGGGCCGCGATGGCCGAGTCCGCCGCGGCGCTGCGGGCCGAGCGCACCGCGCACGAGGCGCGGGAGGCGCTGGCCCGGGAGATGCACGACGTGCTCGGGCACCGGCTGTCGCTGCTCAGCGTGCACGCGGGGGCGCTGGCGTTCCACCGCGACGCGCCGGCGGAGGAGACCGCGCGGGCCGCCGAGGTCGTGCGGGAGAACGCCCACCGCGCCCTGCAGGACCTGCGGGAGGTCATCGGGGTGCTCCGGGCGCCGGTGGGGGAGCTGCCGCTGCCCGGGATCACCGACGTCGGGGAGCTGCTCGAGGAGACCCGCCGGACCGGGACCGCGGTCGTCCTGCACGACGGGCCCGGCGTGACCACCGGGGAACACCCGGTGCCCGAGACCGCGGGGCGCACCGCCTACCGGCTGGTGCAGGAGGCCCTCACCAACGCGCGCACGTACGCGCCGGGTGCCCCGGTCACGGTGACGGTGACCGGCGGGGCCGGGGACGGGCTCGTCGTCGAGGTGGCGAACCCGGCACCGGCCCGGCCCGCCCGCGCCGACCGGCCGGCGGCCGGGCAGGGGCTGCGGGGGCTGGCCGAGCGGGCGACGCTCGTCGGGGGCCGGCTGGACCACGGCCCGACCCCGGACGGCGGGTGGCGGACCGGGATGCGGCTACCGTGGCCGTCGTGA
- a CDS encoding response regulator produces the protein MTASDPVAVLIVDDDPVVRFGLSMMLRGADGLTVVAEAGDGAEGVALAERHRPDVVLMDIRMPGTDGLTATETLRRRPGAPQVVVLTTFDADAHVLRALRAGAAGFLLKDTPPDELVLAVRHAAAGRPVLSPEVTRRLIDRVAETDRDSTRAAARRRLECLAERERTIALDLGAGRSNAEIAARHHISVATVKTHVSAILTKLDLNNRVQVALLVHDAGLSPPV, from the coding sequence GTGACCGCCTCCGACCCCGTCGCGGTGCTCATCGTCGACGACGACCCGGTCGTCCGCTTCGGACTGTCGATGATGCTGCGCGGCGCCGACGGCCTGACCGTGGTCGCCGAGGCCGGGGACGGTGCCGAGGGGGTCGCGCTGGCCGAGCGGCACCGGCCCGACGTCGTGCTGATGGACATCCGGATGCCGGGCACCGACGGGCTGACCGCCACCGAGACGCTGCGCCGCCGCCCCGGCGCGCCGCAGGTCGTCGTGCTCACCACCTTCGACGCCGACGCCCACGTGCTGCGCGCGCTGCGGGCCGGCGCCGCCGGGTTCCTGCTGAAGGACACCCCGCCCGACGAACTCGTGCTCGCCGTCCGGCACGCCGCCGCGGGCCGTCCGGTGCTCTCGCCGGAGGTGACCCGCCGGCTCATCGACCGGGTCGCCGAGACCGACCGGGACAGCACCCGGGCCGCGGCCCGGCGACGGCTGGAGTGCCTCGCCGAGCGGGAGCGCACCATCGCCCTCGATCTCGGCGCGGGCCGGTCCAACGCCGAGATCGCCGCCCGTCACCACATCAGTGTGGCGACGGTGAAGACCCATGTCTCGGCGATCCTGACCAAGCTGGACCTGAACAACCGGGTCCAGGTGGCGCTGCTGGTGCACGACGCCGGGTTGTCCCCGCCGGTCTGA
- a CDS encoding potassium channel family protein, giving the protein MTRAAPRPEPRLRAWEARTDVGLTVLSAGFLLLYACEVLLTRPGAPAWRALETLLWVLWAVFVADVAIRLWLARDRWRFLLDNPLDVLVLLAPFLRFLRLVRLVGAVSVLTRTLRDDLRGRVSAYLVVTVSLLGFVAALGVYEAERDVPDATITTFADALWWVLTTITTVGYGDRYPVTTEGRLVAAGLMIAGIAVLGTVTATIASWFTEQIERSRTEAARHDEPDPAGPGAPDPATWAELLAELRRLRSRLDELEAAPGQPPG; this is encoded by the coding sequence ATGACGCGTGCCGCGCCCCGACCGGAACCACGCCTGCGGGCGTGGGAAGCACGGACCGACGTCGGTCTGACGGTGCTCTCCGCCGGGTTCCTGCTGCTCTACGCCTGCGAGGTGCTGCTGACCCGCCCCGGGGCGCCGGCGTGGCGGGCCCTGGAGACCCTCCTGTGGGTGCTGTGGGCGGTGTTCGTCGCCGACGTCGCGATCCGGCTGTGGCTGGCCCGCGACCGGTGGCGGTTCCTGCTCGACAACCCCCTCGACGTCCTGGTCCTGCTCGCCCCGTTCCTGCGGTTCCTGCGCCTGGTCCGGCTCGTCGGCGCGGTGTCGGTGCTGACCCGGACGCTGCGGGACGACCTGCGCGGCCGGGTGAGCGCCTACCTCGTCGTCACCGTGTCGCTGCTGGGGTTCGTCGCGGCACTCGGCGTCTACGAGGCCGAACGCGACGTGCCCGACGCAACGATCACGACCTTCGCCGACGCCCTGTGGTGGGTCCTGACCACGATCACGACCGTCGGCTACGGCGACCGCTACCCGGTGACGACCGAGGGCAGGCTCGTCGCGGCCGGCCTGATGATCGCCGGGATCGCCGTGCTGGGCACCGTGACCGCGACCATCGCCAGCTGGTTCACCGAGCAGATCGAGCGGTCCCGTACGGAGGCCGCCCGCCACGACGAGCCCGACCCCGCCGGGCCGGGCGCCCCCGACCCGGCCACCTGGGCCGAACTCCTCGCCGAGCTCCGTCGGCTGCGCTCCCGCCTCGACGAGCTGGAGGCGGCCCCCGGGCAGCCGCCCGGCTGA
- a CDS encoding DUF3097 domain-containing protein: MSRTHDYRGMFDTAGTRAPRESRVTEVAAEPGLVVEDPASGFCGAVVTVTGSEVTLEDRFGGRRIFPLRPAGFLYEGRPATLVRPQAAPAGRTLSASGSVHVANLKARTARAARIWVEGLHDAALVEQVWGHDLRVEGVVVEPLHGVDDLAAAVRDFAPGPHRRLGILVDHLVEGTKETRQAREAYRATRDAQQHVLVTGHPYVDVWQAVKPSVVGIREWPVIPRGTDWKTGVCAALRWGEPADGARRVLGAVRSYRDLETPMIGAVERLIDFVTAEGD; the protein is encoded by the coding sequence ATGAGCCGGACCCACGATTACCGGGGCATGTTCGACACCGCGGGCACCCGTGCGCCGCGGGAGAGCCGGGTGACCGAGGTCGCCGCCGAGCCGGGCCTGGTCGTCGAGGACCCGGCCAGCGGTTTCTGCGGTGCCGTGGTGACCGTCACCGGCTCGGAGGTGACGCTGGAGGACCGCTTCGGCGGCCGGCGGATCTTCCCGCTGCGCCCCGCCGGATTCCTGTACGAGGGCCGCCCCGCGACGCTGGTGCGGCCGCAGGCCGCCCCCGCGGGCCGCACGTTGTCCGCGTCCGGCTCGGTGCACGTCGCGAACCTGAAGGCGCGCACCGCGCGCGCCGCCCGGATCTGGGTCGAGGGCCTGCACGACGCGGCCCTGGTCGAGCAGGTGTGGGGGCACGACCTGCGCGTCGAGGGCGTGGTCGTGGAGCCGCTGCACGGCGTCGACGACCTCGCCGCCGCGGTCCGCGACTTCGCCCCGGGCCCGCACCGGCGCCTCGGCATCCTCGTCGACCACCTGGTGGAGGGCACGAAGGAGACCCGCCAGGCCCGCGAGGCCTACCGGGCGACCCGCGACGCGCAGCAGCACGTCCTGGTCACCGGCCACCCCTACGTCGACGTCTGGCAGGCCGTGAAGCCCTCGGTCGTCGGGATCCGCGAATGGCCGGTGATCCCGCGCGGCACCGACTGGAAGACCGGGGTCTGCGCGGCGCTGCGGTGGGGCGAGCCCGCCGACGGCGCCCGCCGGGTGCTCGGCGCGGTCCGCAGCTACCGCGACCTGGAGACCCCGATGATCGGCGCGGTCGAGCGCCTCATCGACTTCGTCACCGCCGAGGGGGACTGA
- a CDS encoding NfeD family protein — MDPALIWLLIGLVLIGSEVVSGELFLVMLGGGALAAAAGAALGLTLLPAAGVGGAVAVLLLLAVRPVAKRRLAEHMGTLDRHQDRFVGASAEVVQRVDGERGQVRIGREVWSARSMDGVEVLEAGATVTILQVTGAAVLVTGRGELPPS, encoded by the coding sequence ATGGATCCGGCACTGATCTGGCTGCTCATCGGTCTCGTACTGATCGGCAGCGAGGTCGTGTCCGGGGAGCTGTTCCTCGTCATGCTCGGCGGCGGCGCACTCGCCGCGGCGGCCGGGGCCGCACTCGGGTTGACGCTCCTCCCGGCCGCCGGGGTGGGCGGCGCCGTCGCGGTACTGCTGCTGCTGGCCGTGCGACCGGTGGCGAAACGCAGGCTGGCCGAGCACATGGGCACGCTCGATCGCCACCAGGACCGGTTCGTCGGCGCCTCCGCCGAGGTCGTGCAGCGCGTCGACGGCGAGCGCGGGCAGGTGCGGATCGGACGTGAGGTGTGGTCGGCGCGGTCGATGGACGGGGTGGAGGTCCTCGAGGCTGGCGCCACCGTCACGATCCTGCAGGTGACCGGGGCGGCCGTGCTCGTCACCGGTCGGGGGGAGCTACCGCCGTCCTGA
- a CDS encoding SPFH domain-containing protein, giving the protein MGAEFIIGIILLALVVTIVVKSVVIVPQEWAYIIERLGRYHSIREGGPAILVPFVDRTRERVDLREQVVSFPPQPVITQDNLTVNIDTVVYFKVNDAKAAVYEIANYIAGVEQITTTTLRNVVGGMTLEQTLTSRDRINTALRGELDEATERWGIRVARVEIKAIDPPPSIQNSMEQQMKADREKRAMILTAEGQRESAIRSAEGNKQSQILTAEGAKQAAILAAEAERQSEILRAQGRRAALYLEAQGESKAIEKKFAAIKAGKPTPELLAYEYLQTLPQMAEGEASKLWVVPSDFGKALEGFTRMLGAPGEDGVFRYEPSPDDGTVSRPAEDDGVEDWFDTSSDPEIAKQVAAATAAAQQEVPPVGSDVPPVPGAETGNGGGAAPARLEASREVPGIGAPGAAQGHPNGQEQRG; this is encoded by the coding sequence ATGGGCGCCGAGTTCATCATCGGCATCATCCTGCTCGCGCTGGTCGTGACGATCGTCGTCAAGTCGGTCGTCATCGTCCCGCAGGAGTGGGCCTACATCATCGAACGGCTGGGCCGCTACCACAGCATCCGGGAGGGCGGCCCCGCCATCCTGGTGCCGTTCGTCGACCGCACCCGCGAGCGGGTCGACCTGCGTGAGCAGGTCGTGTCGTTCCCGCCGCAGCCGGTCATCACGCAGGACAACCTGACCGTCAACATCGACACGGTCGTGTACTTCAAGGTCAACGACGCCAAGGCGGCGGTCTACGAGATCGCCAACTACATCGCCGGTGTCGAGCAGATCACCACCACGACCCTGCGCAACGTGGTCGGCGGCATGACCCTCGAGCAGACGCTGACCTCGCGCGACCGGATCAACACCGCGCTGCGCGGCGAGCTGGACGAGGCCACCGAGCGCTGGGGCATCCGGGTCGCCCGGGTCGAGATCAAGGCGATCGACCCGCCGCCCTCGATCCAGAACTCGATGGAACAGCAGATGAAGGCCGACCGCGAGAAGCGGGCCATGATCCTCACCGCGGAGGGCCAGCGGGAGTCGGCCATCCGCAGCGCCGAGGGCAATAAGCAGTCCCAGATCCTCACCGCGGAGGGCGCCAAGCAGGCCGCCATCCTCGCCGCCGAGGCCGAGCGGCAGTCGGAGATCCTGCGGGCGCAGGGCCGCCGGGCCGCGCTGTACCTCGAGGCGCAGGGTGAGTCGAAGGCGATCGAGAAGAAGTTCGCCGCGATCAAGGCCGGCAAGCCCACCCCGGAGCTGCTCGCCTACGAGTACCTGCAGACGCTGCCGCAGATGGCCGAGGGCGAGGCCAGCAAGCTGTGGGTCGTCCCGTCCGACTTCGGGAAGGCACTGGAGGGCTTCACCCGGATGCTGGGTGCGCCCGGCGAGGACGGCGTCTTCCGCTACGAGCCCAGTCCCGACGACGGCACCGTCTCCCGGCCCGCCGAGGACGACGGCGTCGAGGACTGGTTCGACACCTCGTCCGACCCGGAGATCGCCAAGCAGGTCGCGGCGGCCACCGCGGCGGCCCAGCAGGAGGTCCCGCCGGTCGGCTCGGACGTCCCGCCAGTCCCCGGCGCCGAGACCGGCAACGGCGGCGGTGCGGCCCCGGCCCGGCTGGAGGCCTCCCGCGAGGTCCCCGGCATCGGCGCCCCGGGCGCGGCGCAGGGCCACCCGAACGGCCAGGAACAGCGCGGCTGA
- a CDS encoding energy-coupling factor ABC transporter ATP-binding protein, whose amino-acid sequence MSPPSLRLTDLAFAYPDGHQALFGIDLTIAPGERVALLGPNGAGKTTLVLHLNGILGGGDGAAGTVEVGGLRVEKRHLREIRRRVGIVFQDPDDQLFMPTVAEDVAFGPANFGLRGPALRERVDEALAAVGMADAADRSPLHLSGGQRRRVALATVLACDPEILVLDEPSSNLDPVARRELAEVLLGLGRTMLMVTHDLPYALQLCPRSVVLDGGTVVADGPTRELLADTELLARHRLELPYGFVLA is encoded by the coding sequence ATGAGCCCGCCGTCGCTGCGGCTGACCGACCTCGCCTTCGCCTACCCCGACGGCCACCAGGCGCTGTTCGGCATCGACCTGACGATCGCCCCCGGCGAGCGGGTCGCGCTGCTCGGCCCGAACGGCGCCGGGAAGACCACGCTGGTGCTGCACCTCAACGGGATCCTCGGCGGCGGGGACGGCGCCGCGGGCACCGTCGAGGTCGGCGGGCTCCGGGTGGAGAAGCGGCACCTGCGCGAGATCCGCCGCCGGGTGGGGATCGTCTTCCAGGACCCCGACGACCAGCTGTTCATGCCCACCGTCGCCGAGGACGTGGCCTTCGGCCCGGCGAACTTCGGGCTGCGCGGGCCCGCGCTGCGCGAGCGGGTCGACGAGGCCCTGGCCGCGGTGGGGATGGCCGACGCCGCCGACCGCTCCCCGCTGCACCTGTCCGGCGGGCAGCGCCGCCGGGTCGCGCTGGCCACGGTGCTGGCGTGCGACCCGGAGATCCTGGTGCTCGACGAGCCGTCGTCGAACCTGGACCCGGTGGCCCGCCGCGAGCTGGCCGAGGTGCTGCTGGGGCTGGGCCGGACCATGCTCATGGTCACCCACGACCTGCCGTACGCGCTGCAGCTGTGCCCCCGCAGCGTCGTGCTGGACGGGGGCACCGTCGTCGCCGACGGGCCGACCCGCGAGCTGCTGGCCGACACCGAGCTGCTCGCCCGGCACCGCCTGGAGCTGCCCTACGGCTTCGTCCTGGCCTGA
- the cbiQ gene encoding cobalt ECF transporter T component CbiQ — MGAGHAHPLYLHRDSPVHRLPPEVKVVSALLVVVCVVATPREAFAVFGGFALLLAAVWALAGVRPGWILRRSVIELPFVVLAVLLPFTGPAPTLDWLGLTLSQPGLLGAWNILVKGTLGVLTSLTLAATTPMRDLLVGLQRLHAPAIVTTIATLMLRYADVITGEARRMRLSRISRGHDPRFLWQAGATARGIGSLFVRSYERGERVHLTMLSRGWTGTMPPSGDAPTTSRQWLAGLTVAGVAVLLAGSGWVAV; from the coding sequence ATGGGCGCCGGGCACGCGCACCCGCTGTACCTGCACCGCGACTCCCCCGTCCACCGGCTCCCCCCCGAGGTGAAGGTCGTCTCGGCGCTGCTGGTGGTGGTGTGCGTGGTCGCGACCCCGCGCGAGGCGTTCGCGGTGTTCGGCGGGTTCGCGCTGCTGCTGGCCGCGGTGTGGGCCCTGGCCGGGGTGCGCCCGGGCTGGATCCTGCGTCGCTCGGTGATCGAGCTGCCGTTCGTGGTGCTCGCGGTGCTGCTGCCGTTCACCGGCCCGGCACCGACGCTGGACTGGCTCGGCCTCACGCTGTCCCAGCCGGGGCTGCTCGGGGCGTGGAACATCCTGGTCAAGGGCACCCTCGGCGTCCTGACCTCGCTGACCCTCGCGGCGACGACGCCGATGCGCGACCTGCTCGTCGGCCTGCAGCGCCTGCACGCCCCGGCGATCGTCACCACGATCGCCACCCTGATGCTGCGCTACGCCGACGTGATCACCGGCGAGGCCCGCCGGATGCGGCTGTCCCGGATCTCCCGCGGCCACGACCCGCGGTTCCTGTGGCAGGCCGGGGCGACCGCCCGCGGGATCGGCTCGCTGTTCGTACGGTCCTACGAACGCGGCGAGCGGGTGCATCTGACGATGCTGTCGCGCGGCTGGACCGGCACCATGCCGCCGTCGGGCGATGCCCCGACCACCTCACGGCAGTGGCTGGCCGGGCTGACCGTCGCCGGGGTCGCGGTGCTGCTGGCCGGATCCGGCTGGGTGGCCGTATGA
- a CDS encoding PDGLE domain-containing protein — MSATARRRPLLFFAGFLIVSLVVAGLVSSFASPDPDGLDTVARDGCTAVATPDGEERLEGTCIATHESDHAMASSPLAGYSVVGGEGTTGVAGVAGVLVTVVVAGGVFLLLRRRDG, encoded by the coding sequence ATGAGCGCCACCGCCCGCCGTCGCCCGCTGCTGTTCTTCGCCGGATTCCTGATCGTGTCCCTGGTCGTGGCCGGGCTGGTCTCGTCCTTCGCCTCCCCCGACCCCGACGGCCTGGACACCGTCGCCCGGGACGGCTGCACCGCCGTCGCGACCCCGGACGGCGAGGAGCGGCTGGAGGGCACCTGCATCGCGACCCACGAGAGCGACCACGCCATGGCATCGAGCCCGCTCGCCGGGTACTCGGTCGTGGGCGGCGAGGGCACCACCGGCGTCGCCGGGGTGGCGGGGGTGCTGGTGACGGTCGTCGTCGCGGGCGGGGTGTTCCTGCTGCTGCGCCGCCGGGACGGCTGA
- a CDS encoding energy-coupling factor ABC transporter permease, with protein MQTHAVAMHMSDGLVNGPTALLFAVVAVIALTVAVLRARADLDDRTAPMAGLVTAFVFAVQMINFPILPGASGHLLGGALVAILVGPWVGMIAISIVLVVQALLFADGGITALGLNITNMAVIGVVVGWLVARSLRRFAVRSRGGLVAVAFVAALLNTVVASMGFVLEYAIGGAGGATLGTVFALMGGLHVLIGIGEGVITAATVGAVAAARPDLVYLLRGTGRPLARRSTSEEGAR; from the coding sequence ATGCAGACGCACGCGGTCGCCATGCACATGAGCGACGGACTGGTGAACGGCCCGACGGCGCTGCTGTTCGCCGTCGTCGCGGTGATCGCGCTGACGGTGGCCGTCCTGCGCGCCCGCGCGGACCTCGACGACCGCACCGCGCCGATGGCCGGACTGGTCACGGCGTTCGTCTTCGCCGTCCAGATGATCAACTTCCCGATCCTGCCCGGGGCCAGTGGGCACCTGCTGGGCGGGGCGCTCGTCGCGATCCTGGTCGGCCCGTGGGTGGGCATGATCGCGATCTCGATCGTGCTCGTCGTGCAGGCGCTGCTGTTCGCCGACGGCGGCATCACCGCACTGGGCCTCAACATCACGAACATGGCCGTGATCGGGGTGGTCGTCGGCTGGCTGGTGGCGCGCTCGCTGCGCCGGTTCGCGGTGCGTTCCCGCGGCGGGCTGGTCGCCGTCGCCTTCGTCGCGGCCCTGCTCAACACCGTCGTCGCGTCGATGGGCTTCGTCCTGGAGTACGCGATCGGAGGCGCCGGCGGCGCCACCCTCGGCACGGTGTTCGCGCTGATGGGCGGGCTGCACGTGCTGATCGGCATCGGTGAGGGCGTGATCACCGCGGCCACCGTGGGCGCGGTGGCCGCCGCCCGGCCGGACCTGGTGTACCTGCTGCGCGGCACCGGGCGCCCGCTGGCCCGCCGCTCGACCTCCGAGGAGGGTGCGCGATGA
- a CDS encoding glycosyltransferase family 2 protein encodes MPSVSVCIPVHNGETYLAETIRSVLEQTWRDFELVVLENGSTDASWEIATSFRDPRIRVERNRQTLPQGDNWNRAVELCRAPLVKLVCADDLLHPRCLELQVPPMRDDPSLSVVASRRHMIDEQSRVIVPRRGLGGGLVGLHSGSEVARRVIRNGANPIGEPGNVLFRREQFVTAGGWRPERRFIMDLDLWMRLLQYGDFLGVPETLAAFRIARGSVSSEFEQQISEEQQLLFDELGDSGVFDVRPIDVRIGRLALPLGRARRKALFKVSRIAARKDDKLIAERDEAASADAR; translated from the coding sequence GTGCCCAGCGTGTCCGTCTGCATCCCGGTCCACAACGGCGAGACCTATCTCGCCGAGACCATCCGCAGCGTGCTGGAGCAGACCTGGCGGGACTTCGAGCTCGTCGTGCTGGAGAACGGCAGCACCGACGCGAGCTGGGAGATCGCGACCTCGTTCCGCGACCCGCGGATCCGGGTCGAGCGCAACCGGCAGACCCTGCCGCAGGGCGACAACTGGAACCGCGCCGTCGAACTGTGCCGCGCACCGCTGGTGAAGCTCGTCTGCGCCGACGACCTGCTGCACCCGCGCTGCCTGGAGCTGCAGGTTCCGCCGATGCGCGACGACCCGTCGCTGTCGGTGGTGGCCTCGCGCCGGCACATGATCGACGAGCAGAGCCGGGTCATCGTCCCGCGCCGCGGCCTCGGCGGCGGCCTGGTCGGGCTGCACTCGGGCAGCGAGGTCGCGCGTCGGGTCATCCGCAACGGCGCGAACCCGATCGGCGAGCCGGGCAATGTCCTGTTCCGTCGCGAGCAGTTCGTCACCGCGGGCGGGTGGCGCCCGGAGCGGCGCTTCATCATGGACCTCGACCTCTGGATGCGCCTGCTCCAGTACGGCGACTTCCTCGGCGTCCCGGAGACCCTGGCCGCGTTCCGGATCGCTCGCGGCTCGGTCTCCTCGGAGTTCGAGCAGCAGATCTCCGAGGAGCAGCAGCTGCTGTTCGACGAGCTGGGCGACTCCGGGGTGTTCGACGTCCGTCCGATCGACGTGCGGATCGGCCGGCTCGCCCTGCCGCTGGGCCGGGCCCGGCGCAAGGCGCTGTTCAAGGTCTCGCGCATCGCCGCCCGCAAGGACGACAAGCTGATCGCCGAGCGCGACGAGGCCGCGTCGGCCGACGCCCGCTGA